The stretch of DNA CTCTAATAATTACAGAGAAATTGTCCGATTTAGGATAGCAGAAGAAACACAAATCTGTTGGGGTTAGAGCTTGGAATCTAAAGTTTAAAGCTTTTGTTAAATTTTAGTCAAGAAAGTTTACATTTTTCGATACAATATAGACCATTAATTATTGACCGAGCCAAAGTTCCGCTGCAAGAGATTTCGGCGCGGAGCATAAAATCGAGAAAATGCAGCCTGGGACTCTTTCAGAGACAGACCATTAGCTGCCGCGAGCAAACCCAATACACCGAACCACAAACGCATTAACAATTATGGCAGAGAATTACTGGCGAAACCAAGAAACCGAATCAGATTTCGATCCGATTAACTCTTTGCTTTACGAATGGTCAGATCCTGAAGAAGAAGAAGAAGAATTTAGAAGTGAGTTTTTTGAAGGATTGTCAGGACGCAGACGCAAAGCGGCTTTCGTGTTAATGTCAGTGTGGGTAATTACGATTTTTATTCATTTATTTAGCTGGGGATACTGGTTAGTAGTTGGTGTTACGGGATTGGTTGGCATGCAGTTTCTTAGATACTTATTTGCCAAACCAGAAGTAATGCCTCAGTTGTTGAGTGATGACGAAATAGCTACCGCTCCTAAGATTTCTTTGCTAGTTGCTGCTAAAAACGAAGAATTGGTAATTGGCAATTCTATCGAAATGCTTTGTAACCTGGATTATCCTGCCGAAAAATATGAAGTTTGGGCAATTGACGATCGCAGTACCGATAATACTCCGTCTATTTTAGATAGATTAGCTACAAAGTATCCCCAGCTAAAAGTAGTTCATCGCCGCGATCCCGCTACTGGTGGCAAATCGGGAGCTTTGAATCAAGTCTTACCCTATATGCAGGGAGAAATTATTGGCGTATTCGATGCTGATGCTAAAGTAACTAAAGATTTACTGCGCTGGGTAGTGCCAATGTTCGATAACGAATCTACAGGCGCGGTACAGGTACGAAAAGATATTGCTAACGCCTCAGAAAATTTTTGGACTAAAGGACAAGCTGCGGAAATGGCAGTAGATAGCTTTATGCAGCAGCAGCGTATTGCAGTAGGCGGTATTGGCGAACTGCGTGGTAACGGACAATTTGTCAGACTATCGGCTCTCAAACGCTGTGGTGGTTGGAATGAAGAAACGATTACTGACGATCTCGATCTGACTATTCGTCTACATTTGGATGGCTGGAAAATCGATTTTCTGATGCTTCCTGCCGTAGAAGAAGAAGGAGTTACTAAAGCAACTTCCCTTTGGCACCAGCGCAATCGTTGGGCTGAAGGCGGGTATCAGCGATATCTCGATTATTGGCGTTATATTATCAGTCAACCTATGGGCTTGGGCAAACGCTTCGATCTTCTTTGCTGGTTATGGTTACAGTACATTTTACCTGCGGCTAACATTCCCGATTTGGTCATGGCGATCGCCCGACATCGTTTACCTTTGTTTGGTGCGATGACCAGTTTGCTGTTTTCTTTAGGCTTTATTGGTATTTTCAAAGGGTTAGTTCGCATTCGTAGCCACAGCGAACGACTTGGTTTTTTAACTATGTTAGATATTACCTGGCAGTCACTGCGAGGTATTGTTTATATGGCTCACTGGCAAATAGTTATGTTGAGTATTACCGCCAGAATGTCAGTACGTCCCAAAAAGCTTAAATGGGTTAAAACTATACATCAAGGTGGCGATCGCGAAAGTTTTGAATTTTAAAACGAACAGGAGACAGTGAACAATTAACAATGAACAGTAAACAATGAACAATTTTTACCGACTACTGATATCTACTCATTGCTCATTGCTCATTGGTAAATGTCGAACGCAGGTTCCTCTACAATTTAAATACATTGTTAATTAGAGGAAAAAACTATGGCTACTGCTAATATGGTGCAATGTGCTTGCGATCGCTGTCAATGCGATGTTTCTTTAGAAGAAGCTATTAAGAAAGGCGATCGCTACTATTGCTGTGAAGCCTGTGCCAATGGTCATGTAAACGATGAAAGCTGCAAACATCAAGATTGCAGTTGTGGCGACTAACTTCGTAATTATCAATTATTGATTATCGCTCGAAGATTTCATGTCCTTTTATTGTCAGATTGCGCTCGCGCAAGCAGCGTAACCATCCATAATAACGACGAATAGCGTCAGGATTGTCTGACAAACCGAGTTGACGTTCGCGATCGCTAAGTTGGGCAAATAGACTATAATCAGGATAGTCGGGAGCGACTAAAGCCTCTTTGCGATGTAAGATTAAAGGATTGGGTTCGTCTGCAACATCGTGATAAACCACAGACAAATTTTGTAGGTCTACTTCTAAAGTTGCCTGTAGTTGGGGATGAGCGACAGTATCGAAGTCGGGATAAGCTAAATAGGTTATTTTCGGTTTGTGATAATAAAGTTTGATAATGTTGGCAGATTCGAGACGATAAAAATTACGGCTGGCGCATCCTTCATACAGACGCAATAGGGGAGGTAGCTTTTCTAAAGCACTTACGTGGATTACCAGAGCATTTTTTAGCTGTTTGCCGATCGAACTGGTTTGGCACAGGTAAGCGATTTTAGGTAAATCGCCTACGTGCAATAGTAATAAATCGGCAATAGTACAAGCTTGTTTGTAGCTGCCAAATAAAGCTTTGACATCGGCTTTAAGTTCGGGTGATAATTTTCTCACACTGGGGCGATCGCCAAACTTGGATAAAGCCAAATAAACTAACAGATCTTGACGGCGTTGTTCGGCAATTGCTTCCCATTCGTTTTCGTTAGTTGCTTGCAGTACCAGCTTGAAAGCGCGACGATAGTTACCAAATTCGGCTTTAATTTCAGCTTCGTTGGTAAGTTCTCCCTTAACAGGTAATCTACCTCTACGGGTATAAAATTCCATTAAGGGAGTCAGCAATTCTCGATAGTCCTCAAATTTTCTGACATCGAGTCGCACTCTAGGAGTACTGACGCGAGAGTTAAAACGTGAGGCGCGAAAAGATTCAGCTTGTGCTGCATCGCGAAATACTAAATAAACTCCCAAACCAACGGGAATTGAATCGACTTCTAGCACCCCATCGATATATAGTTTGAGTTCTTCTTGTTCGTAATATTTCTGAAAGGTGTTGCGGTTGGTAATAATACCATCGCTGTAGGCTACCAAGCCCCTGCGGCGATCGTCTACTAAGATTTGAGCGGAAACAATAAGAACTTTTTTAGTCAACTTCCAGGCTTCAATTAAAGCCGTTCGTCTTTCTGCTATGTCTTCAATGACGTTGATAATGTAACCCAAGTTGATAATATCGGCTGAAGACAAAGGTGTGTTGAGACAATAGTAAGGGTCCCATCCAGAACTAACATACCCTAAAGCCTCAATTTGCCGAACATCTTCTCCAAAGCCACAACCATAATCAAAAAAAGTTGTTGTTTCAGAAAATAACTCTGCTTCCAAGGCAATTCTAACGGGACGCGATAACTCGTTGCGTCGTAATGCCGCTTTGTGTCTGTCAATAGCAACCGTTTGTCTCGTTTGGGCAGTGGCATTAAGGGGACAAATCAGCCGATGTCCGACAAAGTCTATTCCTTGTTTTGCCAGTAACTTTTGCCATTCTTGCTGCGTACCGATAAAACGAGGATTATCTAACAATCCCAGATTGATTTCTGCTTGAGTCAGTGTGGCGAATTTACGATATTGAGGATAATCTGGCGTAACAAAAGTTTCTTTGCGGTGCAAAATTGGTGGATTGGCTGAATTTTGATATTGCCGTTGTGCTACTTGCTGGGTAGTTAAGTCGACTACGATACTCTGGTACAGTCGGGGATGGGGATCGCGATCGAAATCAGGATAGTCTAAATAAGATATTTTAGGGCGATCGAGACTAAATTTTAGTATAGTTGCTCGATCAAAATTGTCTACTAGTTTTCTGGCTTGACGTTCGTAAGCTTGTAACAGAGGATCTAAAGCATCGAGAGCGCGTATGTGAACGTAAAGAGCGGTGGGTAACAGCTTACCTATACTACTGTTTTTGCAGCTAGAGATAATAGTAGTAAATTGTTCTGGGGCGATTGCGCTATCGGATTCAACTATTTTTGGCATTAGCTTAAAAAGCAGAATTAAGAAAAAAGCTCTATCGTTAGCATTTTTTTAAAGTTTATAGTCTTCTACTAAATCGAGGGCAAAAAAATTCGCAAATTTTTATTATTTAATAATTTATCGCCAACTCAAATGAAATATCATATTGGTTTTGACACCGAAGATCTGGGCAATAATCCGCCGCAAATCGCTTTGTTGTCGGGAGAACCAGAGCGATCGCAATACATTGCTCGCAATTATTGTCAGAATGCCCGATTGCTTTCAGAATACCGAGGTTTAAATAGTTATGTAGGTTATCTAGCTGATGATAGACCGGTTTTAGTCGCCACTAGCGGTATGGGCGCACCATCGTTAAGTATTGTGGTTAATGAATTGGCGCAGGTAGGAATCGAGAAGTTTATTCGTATTGGTACTTGTGGCTCGATTCAACCCCAGGTAAAAGTAGGAAATATCGTTATCTCTCAAGGTGCTTTGTGTAGGCAGGGTGCTGCTGACGATATTGCACCACGCGAATATCCTGCGGTTGCCGATCCTTTTTTAACGGTGGCTTTAGTCTCAGCAGCAGATAAGCTAAAGATTCCCTATCATCTCGGTATTACCGCTTCGGTAGATACTTTTTATGAAGGACAAGAACGAGTTCGTTCTTCAGCTAACGTTAGTTTACAATTTTGGCTTCAGGGAATTACCACAGAATATCGCCATCTCAATATTCTTAATTACGAAATGGAAGCAGGTACGCTATTTAAAATGGCTGGAGTCTACGGTTTTGCAGCAGCTTGCGTCTGTGGTGTAGTAGCTCAACGAACTACAGGAGAAGATATTGTTTTAGAAGATAAAAATTTAGCAGTAGAACGGGCAATTGCCACGGCGATCGAGGCGATTTGAGTATTTTAAACCGCTTTTAAGATTTCGAGCAATTGGGGCGAACGATCGCTCGCCCTTACCATATTTAAGCTACACATAGCCCAATAAATCTTAAGCCAAACGAGAGTAATACTCAATTACGAGTAGTTCGTTGATTTGTAGGGCAACCCATTCTCGTTCGACAATGCCGTTAACTTTGCCAGTATAGGTATTTTTATCAAATTCCAAATGGCTGGGAACATTTGCCAACCCTGGATATTCCATATTGGTTTCAACTACACGGCGAGAGGTTTCGCGGTCTCTAACTTTGATAACATCACCAGGACGACACTGATAGCTAGCAACATCAACTACTCGGTCATTGACGGTAATATGTCCGTGATTGACTAACTGACGCGCTCCTGGAATAGTACCTGCCATACCCATGCGAAAGATAGTATTATCCAAGCGCATTTCTAAAAATTCTAGTAAAGCTTGTCCTGTCGAACCACCAGTTCTACGAGCCTTACGGACGTAACGAACCAGTTGTTTTTCGGTAACTCCGTAGTTAAACCGCAGCTTTTGCTTTTCTTCTAGACGAATAGCATATTCCGATCGCTTTCTACGTCCTTGTCCGTGTTGACCTGGGGGATAAGATTTGCGGGGGCTTTTACGACTTAAACCTGGTAGTTCACCCAAACGGCGTACGACGCGCAAACGCGGTCCTCTATAACGAGACATATATTAGAAATCTCCTTAATGTTAATAATTACAAAATACGTCCAAATATATCATTATACTGTTATTTACAATTCGAGCAAAATATAAAAGACTTAAAAAAAAGCGATCGCGAAGCGGATGTCCTTCGAGCTTATCGCGCCGAAATTTTAACCGAAGCGACCGCTACTAACACAATTAAGCAAACTGATGTTCTAAACGATTTAGTTGAAAATCGGGAATGCAGTTTTCTTCCATATAAGTTTTATATTCGCACTTTGCGCGATCGCATTGCTCTTGACTCCAGCCACAATATTTTTGCAACGTTTCGGTCACTACGGGCAATAGATCTAAGCCGTAATTACCATTCATTGCCAACATAGTGCGACGACGCATAATATCAGTTAATTTGTGGGCGTATTCGTGTTCTACTGCATAGACAATTTGAGCTTTAATGTCGGGTAGCGCGTCGCCAATTTGCGCTGCTAATTCGGGCTGTTCGCTAGTTAGATTCAATACTTCCAAAGCTGTTGCTCCATAAGCATTAAATAAATAATTTATAGTTCTAGGAGAGAGAAGAGAACTATAATCTACTATCGCCTGCTCTATGCGCTCGTCATCAGCCACAATACAACCTGGAAGTGGCTCTGAGGCAGTTGTACTATGCTTGCCCGACCGCTTCATTTTTTTCAATACCGCATCGGTCATTTCTTCTCCCACGTTGCGATAAGTAGTTAGTTTGCCGCCAATAAGCGAAAACATATTATTTACCCCCTCCTTTTTATGGTCGAAGATAATATGCTTGCGGGTAATGCTGCCTGGTTTTTTGCCTTCAGCATTAGGTAAGGGGCGAACTCCAGAATAGGTAAATCTAATATCTTCTCTGGTTAAATTAGCGGCAGGAATGATGTTATTAGTTTCGGTCAGTAAATAATCGATTTCATCATTATCGGCTTTAACGCGATCGAGGTCGCCTTTAAACGGCAGATCTGTCGTACCAATAAGATACATTCCCAACCACGGAACGATAAAGAACGGACGACCATCGGACTTGGCTTCTACGTATAGGCTACTGGTTTCTGGTGCGCCAGGGAATTTCGACACTACAATGTGACTGCCTTTAGTTCCACCAATTTTACGAGCATTGCCGATGGGAACATCTTTACCAGCTTTATTACCCAATTTACAAACTTTATCTACCCAGGGACCAGCAGTATTAACTACAACTGCATTTTGGCTACAGGAGATAGTAAAAATTTCATCTGATAGTCTATCTTTACAGTCGATACTGCTAACGAAGTTGTTTTGCAAGGATATTTCGTTTACTTCTGCATAATTAAGAACCGTTGCCCCTGCATTTTCTGCTGAGATAATATTTTCCAAACACAAACGTTCGGCGAGGGTTGCCTGTCCATCATAGTATTGCGAACCTCCCGTTAGATGCTCTCTGTCTACATAGCGAAATAGCTGCTGAAATTGTTTTTTAGGCAACATCCGATGTAGGGGTAGAGTCTTGTCAAAGCTAAAAATATCGTACAGAATCATTCCCGCCCAAATTTTCCAATAGGGACGAGAGCGATCGCCATAAATAGGAATAGTTAAAAGTAGGGGTTTGACTAAATGGGGCGCAACGCGAAAGAGAACTTCTCTTTCTTTAAGAGCTTCTCTTACCAAAGGAAATTCAAAATACTCTAAATAACGCAAACCGCCATGAATTAATCTCGTAGACCAGCTAGAAGACCCGCTAGCAAAATCTTCTTTTTCAATCAAAATAGTTTTAAGACCTCTAAGGGCAGCATCTCTGGCAACTCCCGCTCCATTAATACCACCACCAATAATAATTAGGTCATATTCTTGCTGCTGTATTTGGGCTAAATCTCGCATAATTTTTCTTCAATTTACAGATAGTAGTCATGATGGCTTGGTAAAACCAAAAATATTTACTAGGGAATTGGTAATATTTTTCTCAATTCCAGTCTTAAAAAGTTTTCACAATTAAACTTTAATGCAATTAAAAATCTTTTGCTTCCAATTTAGCCCAACTGTATATGAGTTAGGAGTTCAAAATTTGGAGTTAGTAGTTGCGAACAGCTTTATAAATTTAGTTGATTTGTAAACTTCAAAAACAGCACTGCACGGTAATAGAAGTGACGGAGATGTAAAAAATTTTCCTCATCGCGCAAGATAAGATCGCAAAAACAATAGGGGCAACTATCTTAGTTGCCCCTATAAAAGTAAAAAAATGTTTTATTGGCTCAAATAGCGATCGCTATTTAATTTAATCAGTTCCATCAGCTACTTCTACAACTTTGGCAAAAGCTTGAGGATCGATCATCGCAATTTGTGCCAACATTTTGCGATTGAGTTCGACATTAGCTTTTTTGAGCTTGCCAGTAAATTTGCTGTAGCTCATGCCGTGCTGGCGAGAAGCAGCATTAATGCGTGTAATCCATAGACGACGAAAATCCCGTTTGCGTTTGCGGCGATCGCGATAAGCGTTCCGC from Myxosarcina sp. GI1 encodes:
- a CDS encoding glycosyltransferase family 2 protein, which produces MAENYWRNQETESDFDPINSLLYEWSDPEEEEEEFRSEFFEGLSGRRRKAAFVLMSVWVITIFIHLFSWGYWLVVGVTGLVGMQFLRYLFAKPEVMPQLLSDDEIATAPKISLLVAAKNEELVIGNSIEMLCNLDYPAEKYEVWAIDDRSTDNTPSILDRLATKYPQLKVVHRRDPATGGKSGALNQVLPYMQGEIIGVFDADAKVTKDLLRWVVPMFDNESTGAVQVRKDIANASENFWTKGQAAEMAVDSFMQQQRIAVGGIGELRGNGQFVRLSALKRCGGWNEETITDDLDLTIRLHLDGWKIDFLMLPAVEEEGVTKATSLWHQRNRWAEGGYQRYLDYWRYIISQPMGLGKRFDLLCWLWLQYILPAANIPDLVMAIARHRLPLFGAMTSLLFSLGFIGIFKGLVRIRSHSERLGFLTMLDITWQSLRGIVYMAHWQIVMLSITARMSVRPKKLKWVKTIHQGGDRESFEF
- a CDS encoding metallothionein, coding for MATANMVQCACDRCQCDVSLEEAIKKGDRYYCCEACANGHVNDESCKHQDCSCGD
- a CDS encoding DNA phosphorothioation-associated putative methyltransferase → MPKIVESDSAIAPEQFTTIISSCKNSSIGKLLPTALYVHIRALDALDPLLQAYERQARKLVDNFDRATILKFSLDRPKISYLDYPDFDRDPHPRLYQSIVVDLTTQQVAQRQYQNSANPPILHRKETFVTPDYPQYRKFATLTQAEINLGLLDNPRFIGTQQEWQKLLAKQGIDFVGHRLICPLNATAQTRQTVAIDRHKAALRRNELSRPVRIALEAELFSETTTFFDYGCGFGEDVRQIEALGYVSSGWDPYYCLNTPLSSADIINLGYIINVIEDIAERRTALIEAWKLTKKVLIVSAQILVDDRRRGLVAYSDGIITNRNTFQKYYEQEELKLYIDGVLEVDSIPVGLGVYLVFRDAAQAESFRASRFNSRVSTPRVRLDVRKFEDYRELLTPLMEFYTRRGRLPVKGELTNEAEIKAEFGNYRRAFKLVLQATNENEWEAIAEQRRQDLLVYLALSKFGDRPSVRKLSPELKADVKALFGSYKQACTIADLLLLHVGDLPKIAYLCQTSSIGKQLKNALVIHVSALEKLPPLLRLYEGCASRNFYRLESANIIKLYYHKPKITYLAYPDFDTVAHPQLQATLEVDLQNLSVVYHDVADEPNPLILHRKEALVAPDYPDYSLFAQLSDRERQLGLSDNPDAIRRYYGWLRCLRERNLTIKGHEIFER
- a CDS encoding nucleoside phosphorylase, which translates into the protein MKYHIGFDTEDLGNNPPQIALLSGEPERSQYIARNYCQNARLLSEYRGLNSYVGYLADDRPVLVATSGMGAPSLSIVVNELAQVGIEKFIRIGTCGSIQPQVKVGNIVISQGALCRQGAADDIAPREYPAVADPFLTVALVSAADKLKIPYHLGITASVDTFYEGQERVRSSANVSLQFWLQGITTEYRHLNILNYEMEAGTLFKMAGVYGFAAACVCGVVAQRTTGEDIVLEDKNLAVERAIATAIEAI
- the rpsD gene encoding 30S ribosomal protein S4, with the protein product MSRYRGPRLRVVRRLGELPGLSRKSPRKSYPPGQHGQGRRKRSEYAIRLEEKQKLRFNYGVTEKQLVRYVRKARRTGGSTGQALLEFLEMRLDNTIFRMGMAGTIPGARQLVNHGHITVNDRVVDVASYQCRPGDVIKVRDRETSRRVVETNMEYPGLANVPSHLEFDKNTYTGKVNGIVEREWVALQINELLVIEYYSRLA
- the glpD gene encoding glycerol-3-phosphate dehydrogenase → MRDLAQIQQQEYDLIIIGGGINGAGVARDAALRGLKTILIEKEDFASGSSSWSTRLIHGGLRYLEYFEFPLVREALKEREVLFRVAPHLVKPLLLTIPIYGDRSRPYWKIWAGMILYDIFSFDKTLPLHRMLPKKQFQQLFRYVDREHLTGGSQYYDGQATLAERLCLENIISAENAGATVLNYAEVNEISLQNNFVSSIDCKDRLSDEIFTISCSQNAVVVNTAGPWVDKVCKLGNKAGKDVPIGNARKIGGTKGSHIVVSKFPGAPETSSLYVEAKSDGRPFFIVPWLGMYLIGTTDLPFKGDLDRVKADNDEIDYLLTETNNIIPAANLTREDIRFTYSGVRPLPNAEGKKPGSITRKHIIFDHKKEGVNNMFSLIGGKLTTYRNVGEEMTDAVLKKMKRSGKHSTTASEPLPGCIVADDERIEQAIVDYSSLLSPRTINYLFNAYGATALEVLNLTSEQPELAAQIGDALPDIKAQIVYAVEHEYAHKLTDIMRRRTMLAMNGNYGLDLLPVVTETLQKYCGWSQEQCDRAKCEYKTYMEENCIPDFQLNRLEHQFA
- the rplT gene encoding 50S ribosomal protein L20 — protein: MTRVKRGNVARKRRKKVLKLAKGFRGSHSKLFRTANQQVMKALRNAYRDRRKRKRDFRRLWITRINAASRQHGMSYSKFTGKLKKANVELNRKMLAQIAMIDPQAFAKVVEVADGTD